From the Bacteroidia bacterium genome, one window contains:
- a CDS encoding Hsp20/alpha crystallin family protein has protein sequence MTITRWNPINDLMTLQREMNRVFNGIAPKTARDEDYESAVWSPMVDIVEDADKYVLSFDIPGVSREDIKMNFAENTLKISGERKSVEESKDATCHRVERVFGKFYRSFNFPTMVSADKISANYKDGVLHVTVPKAEEVKPKEIQIS, from the coding sequence ATGACAATCACACGTTGGAATCCGATCAATGATCTGATGACCCTGCAGCGCGAGATGAATCGCGTGTTCAACGGCATCGCGCCCAAGACAGCCCGCGACGAGGATTACGAGTCCGCAGTGTGGAGTCCCATGGTGGACATCGTCGAGGACGCCGACAAGTACGTGCTGTCCTTCGACATCCCCGGTGTGTCGCGCGAGGACATCAAGATGAATTTCGCCGAGAACACGCTGAAGATTTCCGGCGAGCGCAAGAGTGTGGAGGAGAGCAAGGACGCTACCTGCCACCGTGTGGAGCGCGTGTTCGGCAAGTTCTACCGCTCCTTCAACTTCCCCACCATGGTGAGCGCCGATAAGATCTCCGCGAACTACAAGGATGGCGTGCTGCACGTCACCGTTCCCAAGGCCGAGGAAGTCAAGCCCAAAGAAATCCAGATATCGTAA